Below is a genomic region from Argopecten irradians isolate NY chromosome 14, Ai_NY, whole genome shotgun sequence.
GGAAATATAGCTTACTATTTCTAAAATAAGAGGCTGAAGTAAAATGAAgactcacctttgtaactgggAAGGAAATACGAGACTTAACTTCATCTTTATTTAATCCCGCTTTCGTTTCCATGACTACTTCCAGTTCATTTGTTGTGTTTAATATTATTCCGAGTGAAGGTCCTTTCACCTCTCTTTTCATATGATCAATTTCACTGTTGGTTAACAAAGGATACACATCATCCCTATATTCTACGGAGGTTTTGAACCGCAACACTATGTATACTGTAGACCGGAAGTCATAGCCATTGTACCTTGGGTAGCCTAATTTCTGTGATCCGTTAAAACACAACACTCCCGAGGTCATATTCGGCTTGAGGTCTGGGCTGGCAAAATGTGCCAACATTTTTCCAGATGTTTCCTCCATACCATAATCAAAAGTGTTGATTAAATCAGGTTGGCAAATTGTagctaaaatgaaaaaaaaaatgaaaagggcGGTTAAATTTAATATACTGATCAGAGATTGTGGAATTGGTAAACGCTTTGCAGGTTATTCTTTAATACATTCAATAAAAGGTTTGCACTAGCGCGCTATATTCCATAAAATAGTTTTTTGCTTAAATGACTAATGATATCATGAAATCTTTCACTTTGATATCTGATGTTTTATCAAGAAAGCTACTGGAAATTACTGATTTTTATTATAAGTTTTAATCCCATATTTGTTTTTCCCTTTATTATGTGTTGCCTGATGCGCAGTGTATATCACTAATTTGTATACATACTTCAGACATCCtttgaacatttctaaaacGTAGACAGACGAAAAGGATATTTTAACTATAAATCATGTAGACAATAGGTTTATATGAAACTATTCATTCAcctttttctttaaatatatcatGCTCGCACCCACACGTGGAAGTGCTGAATCGAGTACCCAGTGGACATTGCATCCGGTTAATTTGTTCCCCGATGACAACCCAATAAAGCTTGCTGTTCAGGATGTTCTCTTTGTTTGTGCCCTTACACAAATGGTTAGAAAAGTCCATTCGTGGGGATCTAATGTTAGGCCTGTTCTTAGGCGGAGTAAAGGCGGAAGGTAGATTATTAACTTGTGATGAAGGATCCTTAAAGGAGGCACCAACAGCTGTTCCTTCCGAACCAACCGCTACGGCATTGCCGTCCACAAGTTCCTGATCCGGAAAGGCATCATTGATTGTTTTTGGTGAGTTGATCATTTTTGTGATCTGGTCTACCTGATTCACAACTGGCCGCGTTTGACTTTGGGAACCCATTAACATTCGCTGAAGACCTCCATCCAAGAAAGTGTGAACAATGTGAGCGTCTTTGAGATCCTTCTGAATAACGTTGCTAGGCGCAACCCCTGAAAAACTTGCTTCTGGATTGGGATTAAGCTCGGTAGCTGTAAGCCGGAAAACTGACCCCCCTATACCCATTCCATGGTTGGTCGAGCCATCAACAACTGGATTGTTACTGAGACCTCTTCGGTTTGTTGAATCTCCGAACGTATTTCCAGGATTACCTTGGTTAAGCTGCTGTATACCTGAAAAATGAAGAAGTTAAACAGTCATTTCACCAGGTAGAATTACGTACATACCCCATGTGTTATATGTTAAATTAGTCAATCGGATTTTCCCCATTCTGAAAGAGCTGATAGACAGTCCGTTTtggaaaataacataatatgatatacaaaaacAACAGTTTGGAGTTAACAATCAATGCTaccaatatatatcacatatgGAATGATTTTCTAAATTCCGATTGG
It encodes:
- the LOC138307464 gene encoding asparagine-rich protein-like isoform X3 yields the protein MGIGGSVFRLTATELNPNPEASFSGVAPSNVIQKDLKDAHIVHTFLDGGLQRMLMGSQSQTRPVVNQVDQITKMINSPKTINDAFPDQELVDGNAVAVGSEGTAVGASFKDPSSQVNNLPSAFTPPKNRPNIRSPRMDFSNHLCKGTNKENILNSKLYWVVIGEQINRMQCPLGTRFSTSTCGCEHDIFKEKATICQPDLINTFDYGMEETSGKMLAHFASPDLKPNMTSGVLCFNGSQKLGYPRYNGYDFRSTVYIVLRFKTSVEYRDDVYPLLTNSEIDHMKREVKGPSLGIILNTTNELEVVMETKAGLNKDEVKSRISFPVTKPNIWNTVTLYYDDKFFIASLNGISKTLPVTGKIVIRNAPLMIGFSEQYGYFDGCIDDIFIFHCIPNERFMQEVKHIV
- the LOC138307464 gene encoding asparagine-rich protein-like isoform X2, coding for MGTYSVITCLLICAIVQPGIQQLNQGNPGNTFGDSTNRRGLSNNPVVDGSTNHGMGIGGSVFRLTATELNPNPEASFSGVAPSNVIQKDLKDAHIVHTFLDGGLQRMLMGSQSQTRPVVNQVDQITKMINSPKTINDAFPDQELVDGNAVAVGSEGTAVGASFKDPSSQVNNLPSAFTPPKNRPNIRSPRMDFSNHLCKGTNKENILNSKLYWVVIGEQINRMQCPLGTRFSTSTCGCEHDIFKEKATICQPDLINTFDYGMEETSGKMLAHFASPDLKPNMTSGVLCFNGSQKLGYPRYNGYDFRSTVYIVLRFKTSVEYRDDVYPLLTNSEIDHMKREVKGPSLGIILNTTNELEVVMETKAGLNKDEVKSRISFPVTKPNIWNTVTLYYDDKFFIASLNGISKTLPVTGKIVIRNAPLMIGFSEQYGYFDGCIDDIFIFHCIPNERFMQEVKHIV
- the LOC138307464 gene encoding asparagine-rich protein-like isoform X1 → MFGIVVIVIFSKCVLSQRVPTDLDFLCSLSSPCKNGATCRVKYGQISCHCPPKFTGTVCEHKEGIQQLNQGNPGNTFGDSTNRRGLSNNPVVDGSTNHGMGIGGSVFRLTATELNPNPEASFSGVAPSNVIQKDLKDAHIVHTFLDGGLQRMLMGSQSQTRPVVNQVDQITKMINSPKTINDAFPDQELVDGNAVAVGSEGTAVGASFKDPSSQVNNLPSAFTPPKNRPNIRSPRMDFSNHLCKGTNKENILNSKLYWVVIGEQINRMQCPLGTRFSTSTCGCEHDIFKEKATICQPDLINTFDYGMEETSGKMLAHFASPDLKPNMTSGVLCFNGSQKLGYPRYNGYDFRSTVYIVLRFKTSVEYRDDVYPLLTNSEIDHMKREVKGPSLGIILNTTNELEVVMETKAGLNKDEVKSRISFPVTKPNIWNTVTLYYDDKFFIASLNGISKTLPVTGKIVIRNAPLMIGFSEQYGYFDGCIDDIFIFHCIPNERFMQEVKHIV